A single region of the Lineus longissimus chromosome 14, tnLinLong1.2, whole genome shotgun sequence genome encodes:
- the LOC135498899 gene encoding uncharacterized protein LOC135498899 translates to MSGVADLDCSFLDVDEDSNEENSDDEGPIAQLQASLMSSEDNALDLEIQEPEDDLEVDHTVMEEFQDQRNEELPVQPTTVTEDMVDGEVFDQVPNKRLLADGYERQLESGMSAADEDLLADQLFVCSLSKCKELFNGKYREQLCQICGADVLTDHFFVGGTLVLRQKCCIKPRHVQNSWQSSHKDTGIYTTNLLLMASITMTGNSYAKVAHLAKFMNLVIPSASTFHRVQDAYVTPAVNRYYDFAHGIIIESLAKQGQPLDLCGDGRCDSPGFSAKYLQYSFMDAASSYIVHLTTTDKREVGLKSPNMERHAAILGLAYLCGKVGINSFTTDDHRPTRVLLEGSQRSETKLKALFPQLEDTDVQNILKVMHYLDVWHRSKKIGTALVELAKKARHQELLVWVKPIVNHFWFSCGTCKGDQDVIKELWLSVLYHMQGIHEWSTGQCTHGTVDEERPPIKSESTIQAVREVVMLEKLLQDLKMYVGFHHTGLLENFNGLINMYASKRNHFEYSTMVARTRLAAIDHNHHIHREIATSNGKSVVTKAYSKGGAQWVLRFKKEPKNYSYHRTLKFMVLEERRHYPSRLSAKHVIDESDPRNIAPNIAPVQGVSTEQLLDNYKSRMGKSAVSRNEDEVNEEQPGEQLVLE, encoded by the exons ATGAGTGGAGTCGCTGATCTTGATTGCAGTTTCCTTGATGTTGACGAGGACAGCAATGAGGAAAACTCTGATGACGAGGGCCCTATTGCTCAATTGCAAGCGTCTTTGATGAGCAGTGAGGATAATGCCCTTGACTTGGAG ATTCAGGAACCTGAAGATGACTTGGAGGTTGACCATACCGTCATGGAAGAATTCCAAGACCAAAGAAATGAAGAACTACCTGTGCAGCCAACAACTGTTACTGAGGACATGGTTGATGGGGAAGTGTTTGATCAGGTTCCAAACAAAAG GTTGCTTGCCGATGGATATGAGCGCCAGTTGGAGAGTGGAATGTCTGCTGCTGACGAAGACCTCCTTGCCGATCAGCTGTTTGTTTGCTCTTTGTCCAAGTGCAAGGAACTTTTCAATGGCAAATACAGAGAACAGTTGTGTCAGATCTGTGGGGCTGATGTTTTAACGGATCATTTCTTTGTGGGGGGTACACTTGTCCTTCGACAGAAGTGCTGCATTAAGCCCCGTCATGTACAGAATTCTTGGCAGTCCAGCCACAAGGACACTGGTATTTATACCACAAATTTATTACTCATGGCTTCAATTACTATGACAGGGAACAGTTATGCCAAAGTGGCTCATTTAGCCAAATTCATGAATCTCGTCATTCCTTCTGCCTCGACATTCCACCGGGTACAAGATGCATATGTGACGCCTGCTGTCAACAGGTACTATGATTTTGCTCATGGTATAATTATAGAAAGCTTAGCGAAGCAGGGACAGCCCCTTGATCTGTGTGGTGATGGAAGGTGTGACAGTCCAG GTTTTTCGGCCAAGTACCTGCAGTACTCGTTTATGGATGCGGCCAGTAGTTACATTGTTCACCTGACCACGACTGATAAGAGGGAGGTCGGGTTAAAAAGTCCTAATATGGAACGGCACGCTGCGATATTGGGGCTAGCCTATCTCTGTGGAAAAGTTGGCATAAACTCCTTCACGACAGATGATCACAGACCCACAAGAGTACTCTTAG AAGGTAGTCAGCGCTCCGAGACAAAACTAAAGGCACTTTTCCCACAACTAGAAGATACTGATGTCCAAAATATCCTGAAAGTGATGCATTACCTCGATGTTTGGCACCGGTCGAAAAAGATAGGAACAGCCCTTGTTGAG CTTGCAAAGAAGGCGAGACACCAAGAGTTGCTAGTGTGGGTCAAGCCAATAGTAAATCACTTCTGGTTTAGCTGTGGGACATGTAAAGGTGACCAAGATGTTATCAAG GAATTGTGGCTCTCTGTCTTGTACCACATGCAAGGCATCCATGAATGGTCCACGGGACAGTGCACCCACGGTACTGTTGATGAGGAGAGGCCACCAATCAAAAGCGAATCAACCATTCAAGCTGTGAGGGAAGTGGTGATGCTGGAGAAACTTCTCCAAGACCTGAAGATGTATGTTGGATTCCACCACACAGGTCTCTTGGAAAATTTCAACGGCCTCATTAACATGTATGCATCAAAACGAAACCACTTCGA GTATAGCACCATGGTGGCAAGGACGAGACTTGCAGCCATCGACCACAACCATCATATCCATCGTGAAATCGCGACATCAAATGGAAAATCAGTTGTGACAAAAGCGTATTCCAAAGGAGGTGCGCAGTGGGTTTTGCGGTTCAAGAAAGAACCAAAAAACTACAGTTATCATAG aacacTAAAGTTTATGGTTCTGGAGGAGAGGAGGCATTACCCGAGTAGGCTTTCAGCCAAGCACGTGATAGATGAGTCGGATCCCAGAAATATTGCACCAAACATTGCCCCAGTGCAGGGAGTCTCCACGGAACAGCTTCTGGATAATTACAAGTCCAGAATGGGAAAGTCTGCAGT TTCGAGGAACGAGGACGAGGTGAATGAAGAACAGCCGGGAGAACAGCTTGTGTTAGAGTGA